Proteins found in one Labrus bergylta chromosome 8, fLabBer1.1, whole genome shotgun sequence genomic segment:
- the mettl25b gene encoding protein RRNAD1: MLVPMSVKDSTPSRTHQTGAPQNPQTPQTPQTRTQEQQRAHAKRLTWFLSQYSHLSDSFIIEFFTEDLWHTLPESWQSALNHLSYRQTAELLLDAAHGEERRYPLVWPLSLLAFRASAHALAFPRECKKQQGRASDSPKPDEFLENQSQSSLLGHAFRKHVKPKKQHEIRQLGTRVKQLCEQTGCSRVVDVGSGQGHLSRFLSFGLGLSVTAIEADRTLVTMATKFDGQLLLALEKECQKKKCSSLVPASQSPPRHVAGWVNPKASWKDFMKQLSTAECVKDHPQIPSGPSKKRLRGSEQDEYSDEVQTLSCPGSTRSESYSLDFDMTSQNECEDSSCCMHMQTLCQEGEHPDSNQLRGYPDFVLTGLHACGDLSATLLRHFVNCPHVHGITSVACCYMKITTKENPTPPGLVEQPALLTPSLDSPSSEFGYPMSSWVRGLPGHRLSYKAREGACHAIDDYIQRLREESELLRTHCYRAALEAFIRVKMPDLRRAGIQTIKKAHLLPFTEYARLGFARVGLPPGLPLDPERVEAMLKQQGRVVVYFSLVLLLAPVVETLVLLDRMIYLQENGLDSQLVPLFDPNLSPRNFVLVALKTRGCPITATTKV, translated from the exons ATGTTGGTCCCCATGTCAGTGAAGGACTCCACACCGAGCCGGACCCATCAGACCGGGGCCCCTCAGAACCCTCAGACCCCTCAGACCCCTCAGACCCGGACCCAGGAGCAGCAGAGAGCCCACGCCAAAAGACTCACCTGGTTCCTGTCTCAGTACTCCCACCTGTCCGACTCCTTTATTATC gagtttttcactGAAGATCTGTGGCACACCTTACCTGAGTCGTGGCAGTCGGCGCTGAACCACCTGTCCTATCGGCAGACTGCAGAGCTGCTACTGGATGCTGCtcatggagaggagaggag ATATCCACTTGTGTGGCCTTTGTCTCTCTTGGCGTTTCGGGCCTCAGCTCACGCTCTGGCATTTCCCAGAGAGTGCAAAAagcagcaaggcagggcgagtgACTCGCCGAAACCCGACGAGTTTCTGGAAAATCAAAGTCAGAGCTCGCTGCTGGGACATGCTTTCAGGAAACACGTCAAACCCAAGAAACAGCACGAGATCCGCCAGCTAGGCACG CGGGTGAAGCAGCTTTGTGAGCAGACTGGCTGCAGCAGAGTCGTGGACGTGGGCTCTGGACAG GGTCATCTGTCTCGCTTCCTGTCCTTCGGGCTTGGATTGTCTGTGACGGCGATTGAAGCTGATCGAACCTTGGTTACCATGGCGACAAAGTTTGATGGACAGTTACTGTTGGCCTTAGAGAAGGAATGCCAGAAAAAG AAATGTTCCTCTCTTGTCCCAGCATCACAGTCGCCTCCTCGCCATGTGGCAGGTTGGGTAAACCCCAAGGCATCATGGAAGGACTTCATGAAGCAGCTGAGTACTGCAGAGTGTGTCAAAGACCATCCTCAAATACCATCTGGACCCAGCAAGAAGAGACTACGGGGCTCTGAGCAAGATGAATATTCTGATGAGGTCCAGACTCTGTCATGCCCGGGATCCACAAGATCTGAATCTTACTCTCTGGACTTTGATATGACGTCACAAAACGAGTGTGAAGACAGCTCCTGCTGCATGCATATGCAGACACTCTGTCAGGAGGGTGAACATCCTGACTCAAACCAACTTAGGGGATATCCAGACTTTGTCCTGACTGGTCTTCACGCCTGCGGTGACCTCAGTGCAACCCTCCTTCGCCACTTTGTAAACTGCCCTCATGTACACGGCATCACCTCTGTGGCGTGTTGCTACATGAAAATCACAACCAAAGAAAACCCCACTCCACCAGGACTTGTGGAACAGCCAGCTTTGCTGACACCAAGCCTGGACTCCCCTTCCTCAGAGTTCGGTTATCCCATGAGCTCGTGGGTGCGAGGGCTGCCGGGTCATCGACTGTCCTATAAGGCACGGGAGGGGGCATGTCACGCTATCGATGACTACATACAAAGACTTCGGGAGGAAAGCGAGCTGCTGAGGACGCACTGTTATCGGGCCGCACTggaggccttcatcagggttaAAATGCCGGATCTGCGCAGGGCGGGTATCCAGACAATTAAGAAAGCACACCTATTACCGTTTACAGA GTACGCTCGTCTGGGCTTTGCTCGTGTTGGCCTGCCTCCTGGGTTGCCTTTGGACCCGGAGCGGGTGGAGGCCATGTTGAAGCAGCAGGGGCGGGTGGTGGTGTACTTCAGTCTGGTCCTGCTGCTGGCTCCTGTGGTGGAGACGCTGGTCCTGCTGGACAGGATGATCTACCTGCAGGAGAACG GCCTGGACAGTCAGCTGGTTCCTCTCTTTGACCCAAACTTATCTCCAAGAAACTTTGTGCTGGTGGCTCTGAAGACTCGAGGATGTCCAATTACGGCAACTACCAAAGTctag
- the LOC136179819 gene encoding putative leucine-rich repeat-containing protein DDB_G0290503, with amino-acid sequence MGSVKNPNPESSFDEEGIEEIFLVEEQRPQDSDEENQEPQESSDEKLSGWNSDDESANEEKDKNSGEELSCWDSGDEAANEEWSCDLVEEFVNEEEEESVDVENSCDLVEEFVNEEEDKNSVEELSSWDSGDEAANEEEDKNSGEELSCWDSGDEAANEEWSCDLVEEFVNEEEEESVDVENSCDLVEEFIEEEENTTESLMNSLAAVNGQQQEAAEDVGVNCAVVMALKDHIAVQQEESLEKDNKIKSLCFIIENLQNAMENRDEMVSCLQNKVNLLTTDLEASFSQQHKEAERLSHLTQENQKLVSENERLQSELQSALLTLKELQEEETGGSRPEEEYLRAQVADLMKSQKELQLSKEKLKGTIYDMTAELEGKNTIIKKLENNLEACHIQQEWSEELDQLNCAEQQQEDSLQKDKEIGSLHFNIQTLLTEVEDRDKTVSALQITVKQLASDLKEEQAKNSSLQRVHHIAVEELESLTPENQKQASEITRLKGELRAAKLAEEQLQKEGSSRDEENKEQKALLIKTCKTLKCVKKKLFEKSQALENSLAAEKLFKSALDDEKMCSKRIFSQQQAAPNASESSKCLMDEVKTLRKENADIRAQLETTFREHQQTKAKYQLLYEHQEQMLSSKTDMISENKITTMNLQIMVEDLKAAQLESRTRQTSLEGALRETREKMCELQKAADEAAAQLETERTKCFKQGIELQEAWIKNNVCLKERQKLLEDLQRTQDTGFMQTKQQMQMDDEMKRRDEDVDLRLSRQQVELDQSRTAFRKLHDQHAELGKENSNLKGSYRKLRYAYKDLKLQYNTLCIASDYSQS; translated from the coding sequence ATGGGCTCAGTGAAGAACCCTAACCCTGAGAGCAGTTTTGATGAAGAGGGGATCGAGGAGATCTTCCTTGTGGAGGAACAGAGACCACAGGATTCAGATGAGGAGAATCAGGAGCCTCAGGAGAGCTCAGATGAGAAGTTAAGTGGTTGGAATTCAGATGACGAGTCTGCAAATGAAGAGAAGGACAAGAACTCAGGTGAGGAGTTAAGTTGTTGGGATTCAGGTGACGAGGCTGCAAATGAAGAGTGGTCTTGTGACCTGGTCGAGGAGTTTgtaaatgaagaggaggaagagagcgtAGATGTAGAGAATTCTTGTGACCTGGTCGAGGAGTTTGtaaatgaagaggaggacaagaaCTCAGTTGAGGAGTTAAGTTCTTGGGATTCAGGTGACGAGGCTGcaaatgaagaggaggacaagaaCTCAGGTGAGGAGTTAAGTTGTTGGGATTCAGGTGACGAGGCTGCAAATGAAGAGTGGTCTTGCGACCTGGTCGAGGAGTTTgtaaatgaagaggaggaagagagcgtAGATGTTGAGAATTCTTGTGACCTGGTCGAGGAGTTtattgaagaggaggaaaacacgACTGAATCCCTCATGAACTCTCTTGCAGCAGTAAACGGACAGCAGcaagaagcagcagaggatgTGGGGGTAAATTGTGCTGTAGTCATGGCACTGAAAGACCACATTGCTGTGCAGCAGGAGGAAAGTCTagagaaagacaacaaaatcaAGTCTCTCTGCTTCATTATTGAGAATCTTCAAAATGCAATGGAAAACCGAGATGAAATGGTTTCCTGTCTGCAGAacaaagtcaacctgttgaccACAGATCTGGAAGCTTCTTTTTCCCAGCAGCACAAGGAAGCAGAAAGACTCTCCCATCTGACTCAAGAAAACCAAAAGCTGGTTTCTGAGAATGAAAGACTGCAGAGTGAACTCCAATCTGCCCTGCTCACTCTGAAAGAGCTCCAGGAAGAAGAAACAGGTGGCAGCAGACCTGAGGAGGAATATCTCAGGGCTCAAGTAGCTGATCTCATGAAGTCACAGAAAGAGCTCCAGCTGAGCAAAGAAAAGCTGAAAGGAACAATCTATGACATGACAGCAGAGCTCGAAGGGAAAAACACCATCATCAAAAAACTCGAGAACAATCTGGAGGCGTGCCACATTCAGCAAGAATGGTCAGAAGAGCTTGATCAGTTGAATTGTGCTGAGCAGCAACAGGAGGACAGTCTGCAGAAAGACAAGGAAATAGGATCCCTGCACTTCAATATTCAGACTCTACTAACTGAAGTTGAGGACCGAGACAAAACGGTTTCTGCGCTGCAAATCACAGTCAAACAGTTGGCCTCAGACCTTAAAGAAGAACAAGCAAAAAACAGTTCTCTTCAGAGGGTCCACCACATCGCTGTGGAAGAGCTGGAGAGTCTGACTCCTGAAAATCAAAAACAGGCTTCTGAGATCACAAGGCTGAAAGGTGAACTCAGGGCTGCCAAGCTCGCTGAAGAACAGCTGCAGAAAGAAGGTAGCAGCAGAGATGAGGAGAATAAGGAGCAAAAAGCTCTGCTCATTAAAACGTGTAAAACCCTTAAATGTGTAAAGAAGAAGCTCTTTGAGAAGTCCCAGGCTTTAGAAAATAGTCTGGCTGCTGAAAAATTATTCAAGTCTGCTCTCGACGATGAAAAAATGTGCTCCAAGCGAATATTTTCACAACAGCAGGCAGCACCTAATGCCTCCGAGTCCTCAAAGTGTCTGATGGACGAAGTGAAGACGTTGAGGAAGGAGAACGCAGACATCAGGGCTCAACTGGAGACCACGTTTAGAGAACACCAGCAAACCAAGGCAAAATACCAGCTTCTTTATGAGCACCAGGAACAGATGCTTTCCTCAAAGACTGATATGATCTCAGAAAATAAGATCACCACCATGAACCTCCAGATCATGGTAGAAGACTTGAAGGCAGCACAGCTTGAGAGCAGGACAAGGCAGACATCTCTGGAAGGTGCACTCAGAGAGACGAGGGAGAAGATGTGTGAGCTGCAAAAGGCAGCTGATGAAGCTGCCGCTCAGCTCGAGACAGAAAGGACCAAGTGCTTCAAGCAAGGAATCGAGCTGCAGGAAGCTTGGATCAAGAacaatgtgtgtttgaaggaaAGGCAGAAACTGTTGGAGGATCTTCAGAGAACTCAGGACACCGGCTTCATGCAAACCAAACAACAGATGCAAATGGACGACGAGATGAAGAGACGAGATGAAGACGTTGACCTCAGGCTCAGCAGGCAGCAAGTGGAACTGGACCAAAGCAGGACGGCTTTCCGCAAGCTGCATGATCAACACGCTGAACTGGGGAAGGAGAACTCTAACCTTAAAGGCAGCTATCGTAAGCTGCGTTACGCTTACAAGGATCTCAAGCTCCAATACAACACGCTCTGCATCGCCAGCGATTACTCCCAATCATAA
- the LOC110004819 gene encoding cytochrome b5 reductase 4-like, whose amino-acid sequence MLNIPTQAFPAPGSQQRVSPSGQSGRNKVALKPGHSLMDWIRFTKSGKDLTGLRGRLIEVTQDELQKHSTRDDCWTCIRDSSSEFQPLNFSSELS is encoded by the exons ATGTTGAACATCCCGACCCAGGCGTTCCCTGCTCCGGGATCCCAGCAGCGGGTCTCCCCGTCCGGACAGTCCGGGAGGAACAAG GTGGCCTTGAAGCCGGGACACAGTCTAATGGACTGGATCCGCTTCACCAAGAGTGGAAAGGACCTGACGGGGCTCAGAGGACGTCTGATTGAAGTCACACAGGacgagctgcagaaacacagcacGAGAGATGACTGCTGGACCTGCATACGAG ACTCGTCATCTGAATTCCAACCACTTAACTTCTCATCTGAGCTCTCCTGA
- the LOC136179879 gene encoding putative leucine-rich repeat-containing protein DDB_G0290503: protein MNSLAAVNGQQQEAAEDVGVNCAVVMALKDHIAVQQEESLEKDNKIMSLCLIIENLQNVMENRDEMVSCLQNKVNLLTTDLEASFSQQHKEAERLSHLTQENQKLVSENETLAAVNGQQQEAAEDVAVNCAVVMALKEHIAVQQKESREKDNKIMSIGLIIENLQNVMENRDEMVSCLQNKVNLLTTDLEASFSQQHKEAERLSHLTQENQKLVSENETLAAVNRQQQEAAEDVTVNCAVVMALKEHIAVQQEESLEKDNKIMSIGLIIENLQNVMENRDEMVSCLQNKVNLLTTDLEASFSQQHKEAERLSHLIQENQKLVSENETLAAVNRQQQEAAEDVAVNCAVVMALKEHIAVQQEESREKDNKIMSIGLIIENLQNVMENRDEMVSCLQNKVNLLTTDLEASFSQQHKEAERLSHLTQENQKLVSENERLQSELQSALLALKELQEEETGGSRPEEEYLRAKVADLMKSQKELQLSKEKLKGTIYDMTAELEGKNTIIKKLENNLEACHIQQERSEELDQLNCAEQQQEDSLQKDKEIGSLHFNIQNLLTAVEDRDKTVSALQITVKQLASDLKEEQAKNSSLQRDLHIAVEELESLTPENQKQASEITRLKGELKAAKLAGEQLQGSSRDEEALKDHIAVQQEESLEKDNKIMSLCLIIENLQNVMENRDEMVSCLQNKVNLLTADLEASFSQQHKEAERLSHLTQENQKLVSENERLQSELQSALLALKELQEEETGGSRPEEEYLRAQVADLMKSQKELQLSKEKLKGTIYDMTAELEGKNTIIKKLENNLEACHIQQERSEELDQLNCAEQQQEDSLQKDKEIGSLHFNIQTLLTEVEDRDKTVSALQITVKQLASDLKEEQAKNSSLQRVHHIAVEELESLTPENQKQASEITRLKGELKAAKLAGEQLQKEGSSRDEENKEQKALLIKTCKTLKCVKKKLFEKSQALENSLAAEKLFKSALDDEKMCSKRIFSQQQAAPNASESSKCLMDEVKTLRKENADIRAQLETTFREHQQTKAKYQLLYEHQEQMLSSKTDMISENKITTMNLQIMVEDLKAAQLESRTRQTSLEGALRETREKTCELQKAADEAAAQLETERTKCFKQGIELQEAWIKNNVCLKERQKLLEDLQRTQDTGFMQTKQQMQMDDEMKRRDEDVDLRLSRQQVELDQSRTALRKLHDQHAELGKENSNLKGSYRKLRYAYKDLKLQYNTLCIASDYSQS, encoded by the coding sequence ATGAACTCTCTTGCAGCAGTAAACGGACAGCAGcaagaagcagcagaggatgTGGGGGTAAATTGTGCTGTAGTCATGGCACTGAAAGACCACATTGCTGTGCAGCAGGAGGAAAGTCTagagaaagacaacaaaatcaTGTCTCTCTGCTTAATTATTGAGAATCTTCAAAATGTAATGGAAAACCGAGATGAAATGGTTTCCTGTCTGCAGAacaaagtcaacctgttgaccACAGATCTGGAAGCTTCTTTCTCCCAGCAGCACAAGGAAGCAGAAAGACTCTCCCATCTGACTCAGGAAAACCAAAAGCTGGTTTCTGAGAATGAAACTCTTGCAGCAGTAAACGGACAGCAGcaagaagcagcagaggatgTGGCGGTAAATTGTGCTGTAGTCATGGCACTGAAAGAACACATTGCTGTGCAGCAGAAGGAAAGTCgagagaaagacaacaaaatcaTGTCTATCGGCTTAATTATTGAGAATCTTCAAAATGTAATGGAAAACCGAGATGAAATGGTTTCCTGTCTGCAGAacaaagtcaacctgttgaccACAGATCTGGAAGCTTCTTTCTCCCAGCAGCACAAGGAAGCAGAAAGACTCTCCCATCTGACTCAGGAAAACCAAAAGCTGGTTTCTGAGAATGAAACTCTTGCAGCAGTAAACAGACAGCAGcaagaagcagcagaggatgTGACGGTAAATTGTGCTGTAGTCATGGCACTGAAAGAACACATTGCTGTGCAGCAGGAGGAAAGTCTagagaaagacaacaaaatcaTGTCTATCGGCTTAATTATTGAGAATCTTCAAAATGTAATGGAAAACCGAGATGAAATGGTTTCCTGTCTGCAGAacaaagtcaacctgttgaccACAGATCTGGAAGCTTCTTTCTCCCAGCAGCACAAGGAAGCAGAAAGACTCTCCCATCTGATTCAGGAAAACCAAAAGCTGGTTTCTGAGAATGAAACTCTTGCAGCAGTAAACAGACAGCAGcaagaagcagcagaggatgTGGCGGTAAATTGTGCTGTAGTCATGGCACTGAAAGAACACATTGCTGTGCAGCAGGAGGAAAGTCgagagaaagacaacaaaatcaTGTCTATCGGCTTAATTATTGAGAATCTTCAAAATGTAATGGAAAACCGAGATGAAATGGTTTCCTGTCTGCAGAacaaagtcaacctgttgaccACAGATCTGGAAGCTTCTTTCTCCCAGCAGCACAAGGAAGCAGAAAGACTCTCCCATCTGACTCAAGAAAACCAAAAGCTGGTTTCTGAGAATGAAAGACTGCAGAGTGAACTCCAATCTGCCCTGCTCGCTCTGAAAGAGCTCCAGGAAGAAGAAACAGGTGGCAGCAGACCTGAGGAGGAATATCTCAGGGCTAAAGTAGCTGATCTCATGAAGTCACAGAAAGAGCTCCAGCTGAGCAAAGAAAAGCTGAAAGGAACAATCTATGACATGACAGCAGAGCTCGAAGGGAAAAACACCATCATCAAAAAACTCGAGAACAATCTGGAGGCGTGCCACATTCAGCAAGAACGGTCAGAAGAGCTTGATCAGTTGAATTGTGCTGAGCAGCAACAGGAGGACAGTCTGCAGAAAGACAAGGAAATAGGATCCCTGCACTTCAATATTCAGAATCTACTAACTGCAGTTGAGGACCGAGACAAAACGGTTTCTGCGCTGCAAATCACGGTCAAACAGTTGGCCTCAGACCTTAAAGAAGAACAAGCAAAAAACAGTTCTCTTCAGAGGGACCTCCACATCGCTGTGGAAGAGCTGGAGAGTCTGACTCCTGAAAATCAAAAACAGGCTTCTGAGATCACAAGGCTGAAAGGTGAACTCAAGGCTGCCAAGCTCGCTGGAGAACAGCTGCAAGGTAGCAGCAGAGATGAGGAGGCACTGAAAGACCACATTGCTGTGCAGCAGGAGGAAAGTCTagagaaagacaacaaaatcaTGTCTCTCTGCTTAATTATTGAGAATCTTCAAAATGTAATGGAAAACCGAGATGAAATGGTTTCCTGTCTGCAGAacaaagtcaacctgttgaccGCAGATCTGGAAGCTTCTTTCTCCCAGCAGCACAAGGAAGCAGAAAGACTCTCCCATCTGACTCAGGAAAACCAAAAGCTGGTTTCTGAGAATGAAAGACTGCAGAGTGAACTCCAATCTGCCCTGCTCGCTCTGAAAGAGCTCCAGGAAGAAGAAACAGGTGGCAGCAGACCTGAGGAGGAATATCTCAGGGCTCAAGTAGCTGATCTCATGAAGTCACAGAAAGAGCTCCAGCTGAGCAAAGAAAAGCTGAAAGGAACAATCTATGACATGACAGCAGAGCTCGAAGGGAAAAACACCATCATCAAAAAACTCGAGAACAATCTGGAGGCGTGCCACATTCAGCAAGAACGGTCAGAAGAGCTTGATCAGTTGAATTGTGCTGAGCAGCAACAGGAGGACAGTCTGCAGAAAGACAAGGAAATAGGATCCCTGCACTTCAATATTCAGACTCTACTAACTGAAGTTGAGGACCGAGACAAAACGGTTTCTGCGCTGCAAATCACAGTCAAACAGTTGGCCTCAGACCTTAAAGAAGAACAAGCAAAAAACAGTTCTCTTCAGAGGGTCCACCACATCGCTGTGGAAGAGCTGGAGAGTCTGACTCCTGAAAATCAAAAACAGGCTTCTGAGATCACAAGGCTGAAAGGTGAACTCAAGGCTGCCAAGCTCGCTGGAGAACAGCTGCAGAAAGAAGGTAGCAGCAGAGATGAGGAGAATAAGGAGCAAAAAGCTCTGCTCATTAAAACGTGTAAAACCCTTAAATGTGTAAAGAAGAAGCTCTTTGAGAAGTCCCAGGCTTTAGAAAATAGTCTGGCTGCTGAAAAATTATTCAAGTCTGCTCTCGACGATGAAAAAATGTGCTCCAAGCGAATATTTTCACAACAGCAGGCAGCACCCAATGCCTCCGAGTCCTCAAAGTGTCTGATGGACGAAGTGAAGACGTTGAGGAAGGAGAACGCAGACATCAGGGCTCAACTGGAGACCACGTTTAGAGAACACCAGCAAACCAAGGCAAAATACCAGCTTCTTTATGAGCACCAGGAACAGATGCTTTCCTCAAAGACTGATATGATCTCAGAAAATAAGATCACCACCATGAACCTCCAGATCATGGTAGAAGACTTGAAGGCAGCACAGCTTGAGAGCAGGACAAGGCAGACATCTCTGGAAGGTGCACTCAGAGAGACGAGGGAGAAGACGTGTGAGCTGCAAAAGGCAGCTGATGAAGCTGCCGCTCAGCTCGAGACAGAAAGGACCAAGTGCTTCAAGCAAGGAATCGAGCTGCAGGAAGCTTGGATCAAGAacaatgtgtgtttgaaggaaAGGCAGAAACTGTTGGAGGATCTTCAGAGAACTCAGGACACCGGCTTCATGCAAACCAAACAACAGATGCAAATGGACGACGAGATGAAGAGACGAGATGAAGACGTTGACCTCAGGCTCAGCAGGCAGCAAGTGGAACTGGACCAAAGCAGGACGGCTTTACGCAAGCTGCATGATCAACACGCTGAACTGGGGAAGGAGAACTCTAACCTTAAAGGCAGCTATCGTAAGCTGCGTTACGCTTACAAGGATCTCAAGCTCCAATACAACACGCTCTGCATCGCCAGCGATTACTCCCAATCATAA